A window of Macrotis lagotis isolate mMagLag1 chromosome 1, bilby.v1.9.chrom.fasta, whole genome shotgun sequence genomic DNA:
catggcatcacctccctgatgtcatggtcttccagaAGGAAGGAGGACGTTGTCTCCAAACCAAAATCCTCCTGTCCTCTAAAATGGCTCCCCATTCTGATTCCCCTCCTTTAGCCTGTCATTTCTTCCTTAATCTACAAGTGAAAGCTTAAAAGTGTCTTGGGAGCAGATCTgctgccccgcccccccccaacttccttccatcttttccatCCTGGGCCGAATTTCTTGCCCAAGCAAGCGGCTGTTCAATTAAACATCTATTCTGTAAAACCCTCATCCAcgagtccctgccttcaagaagcttccaCTCTCCTGTGAAGTTTAGATACACGGTACCCCCATCCAAAAACGGGGGAGGGGCCAAAGCGGGGAAAGCCGTGGAGGACAGTTAGGCAGCTCCAAGAGCAAGACAGAGGTTCTCAGAAAGCCGGGAGGGGGTGCGCTGCTGCGTCACTAATACCCTCCTGCCTTCCCGGCCTCAGAAAGCCCTTCTCTGGCCGGACAGCTGCTTCGCCATCCTTGGGCGCACTGCCCGCGGGCAGCGGCCTCCCAGGGGCCAGTGCGATGCCACTTCTCCGCGCCCCGCCCCACTCGAGGAGATGGAGAGATACAGGGTCCAGGAGCCAGGCATGGTGGTCCCACTGCCCTCTGCCCCAGCCCGACCTCCTCAGGAGGGGGTGCCCGGCAGGAGGGAGGGTGGGGGCCGTGCTCCCTCAACTCAGGAAAACTCTCGCCTGGTTAAGGGCCTCCCTTGGCATCACCCCCCCCCTTCCCGCTGCGGTCAAACCGGGCTGCTCTTTGTGCCCTCCCCCCTGCCCGACCCCCAAACTCTCTGGGCCCGGCTGACCCCGCAGCGGTGGGTCCCCAATTCTGAGGGCACAGATTTAGAGCCGAAAGGGTCCTAGGAGAGCCCCTCGGAAGGGACTGAAGGCCTGGGGCGGGCCCAGGGGTGCTCGGCCCAGGGGGGCACTCCGAGCCCGGTGCCCCGCCGCTCACCTGATGGCGTTGATGACGCCGCCCAGGAAGCCCCGGGCGCCCCCCGaccccgcgccgccgccgccgctcagCAGCCCCCCGAGGACATTGCCGatgcccccgccgccgccgccgccgccgccgctcagCAGCCCCCCGAGTGCCTGCAccgcgcccccgccgccgccgccgcccttGCCGCCCAGGAACGAGTTCACCAGGAACATGGCTGCGGACCTGCGGGCGGGGGGCGTCAGTCGGGGCGGGGGGCCCGGGAGGGGCTGGGGGGCCCGGGAGGGGCTGGGGGACCCGGGAGTGGGGGAGGCCCAGGGCTGGGGCAGGGGGTCCGGGGCTGGGGGACCCGGGGCTGGGGCAGGGGGCCCGGGGCTGGGGGCCGGGGCTGGGGTCCGGGGCTGGGCCGGGGCTGGGGGTCCGGGGctgggggccggggccggggctgggggcCGGGGCTGGGGGCCGGGGCTGGGGGCCCGGGGCTGGGGGACCCGGGGCTAGGGCAGGGGGTCCGGGGCTGGGTGACCCGGGGCTGGGCCGGGGCTGGGGGCCGGGGCTGGGCCGAGGCTGGGGGACCCGGGGctgggggccggggccggggctgggggcCGGGGCTGGGCCGGGGCCGGCGGGCTCACCCCGGCCTGGCTCGGGCTGGCTGCGCTCCTGGCTccctgggcctgggcctgggccgCTGCGCTgcgggcggggcgggcggggccgGCCGGGCCGGGCTGACTCAGGGGCGGCCCCGCCCGAGGCGCCGGTCCCTGCGGGGCGTCCGCGCGGCCCTAGCGCCCCCCGCGCCTAACGGGCCCGGCCTCCCGCCCCCTGCCGCGCCCAGGGCCCGCGGCGCCTGCGCCTGCGCCTTTAagagccccgcccccgccccgcccgcagCGCCAGGGACTGGGGGCTCCccgagggggcggggccggcccCGGAAGCCGCGGCCCCCAGGCCTCCTGCGCCCCCCGGGGCCTCGGAAGTGGCGGGGCCCGGGCGGCCCCtcccgccgccccccccccccccgggagccggcccggcccggcccggcccgatAAACCCAAACCGGCCCAAGGCGTTCGGCCGCGCCCGCCCGGCTCCAAGCCGGGCCCGGGGGTCGCAACACCCCCCTTTGGAGCCGAATACGGGGGGCGACTGCACCGAAGACGGGAGGGCGAACGGTCACCCCGCCATTGGACAAGAACGTGGCCCATCACGGCTGAAGCGGCGAGGACGGGCGGCCAAGGCGGCCCCCGCCGAGCCCTGCGGCCCGCCCCCTCCGCCGGGCCCAGGCCGGGTTCGGGCCCCTCGGGGCCCCAGTTAGTGCTCGGGAACCCCGGCTCCGGGGTCAGGGGACTCGGTCAGGGTCAGGGTCACTGCGCTGGGAGGCGCCCGCGGCCCGACTCCAAAGTCCGGGGACGCCCCCTGGCGGCCTGCGTGTGAGCCGGTTTCTATGAGAACCCCCATGTAGGATCCCGTTAGGCCCTTTGCAGAGCTGGGCATCCCGGGCGTCGGGCACCGCAGACGTTGGCCGGCtcatttggatttttgttttaattctgatTCCAAGGGACGGTGAGAGATGAGAGAACAGAACCCAACAAGCACTGAAGATGAGCTACCCgtccccccctttctctcttcttcgcCCCCAGGCTGTTCTGAAGGCACAGGTGTGAGCACGTCATTCTGCCACTTCTGGACAGGCTGATCTCCCCGCCAGGCTCCCTGCTGCTCCTCCTGGCCTTTAGGGCCCACTGACCccatgcttcccccccccccaccatcttTAGCACGCGATACCCTTTCTCCCCCCAAGAACCAAGGCTGCTTCCAAGGGATTTAGAGGCATTTAATTCACTTGTCTCACAACCTCACAAGAGCCAAGGGGAATATAAGATAAAAAACATAACAAgatagggaagggaaaagggaatacGCCACAGAcatggaaaaggagggaggggccCAGGctggaggaggggaaaaaaaaggggaggCTGCATCCAAGGGGACAACCCCCCCCAGAGTGTttaatcccccacccccaccagggGGGTCACATCTCATCATCATCCAGTCCGTAATCCTCCTCTGGGAAGTCCCCCACGGTCACCGTGTGTGGCCTGACAAAGGCACCATACTTGTCCTGGCACTCAAAGTATCGTTTGCCATTCACACTGTAGATGACAAAGAGAATACTGGAGTCACAGGGCTGCTTTACACACTCACCCGTttgcacacacattcacacatgtatgcacacacacacacatacacacactctcagGGTTGGGTGTCTGAGAGAATCTCACCCCACCTGCCATCATGCTTCCCCAGTGGTTCATCATAGCGGATGCCAACCCAGTAGCCGGGCTTGAAATCCGTGAGTCCTGTCCAAAAGAAAGTTCAGTGAGATCTCAGGGCCACGATGTGGTGGTCCCCATCTCcctagtccatcaaggtttataaAGGACCCTGGGGGAATGGAGCCATGCTGCAGAGGAGCTAGTGCTGTCACCTCTGCCCTCCTCTCCTCTGGCCCATCTACCAGACCCCTCAAAGAGCTTCTGAAATGAGCCTCTACCCTCAACTACCACAGGGAGAATTGTTGCCAAAACAACAGTCACTCCCCTGCATGCACATCACCAGGGGTGGCAGGCCCCCTCCCCCTACACCCCCCCATCCCCTACCTCTGCGACTTACACAAGTTGCCCCACCCCCATTCCAGGTgcacctttcctttctcctttattaaaattttctttctgaggCCCTCCTAATCCCCAATGTTCACTTAGAtgttgtaaagatagttttcccAGTCAGAATGGAAACCTCTGTCAGGCAAGCCTGGAGTCCTTCTGCCTTTGTACCCCAGGGCTGCCTGGCACAAGGCAAATACTTCACAAGCCCTCAATCAGCTGGGGAGGAGACCTGCCCAGAGGAAGGCCAACCCTCGATCTATCTCAAGGCCCCCTATTGACTTACCCACATACATGACAGTGCCTCGCTTGGTGGGCTGGCCGGCCGCCTGCACCTGGCAGCGGCTCCCCACTGTGATGGCCTGGGCCTGGGCCTCCTCCTCGGCGAGTCGCTGGGCCGCTTCGGCCTCCCGCCGCTTCTGCTCCTCCTCATTGAATTTGCCCATCTTGCTGCGCTTCAGGAAGGAGCGTACGGAGTCTGGAGGCCAGGGGTCAAGGGGGGTCACTGCCCTAGACTTAAGCCCCCAGATCCCCAGATCCCTCCAGTTCCCCTGTCCCCAACCTCATTTTCTATCCTTCCCATTTAGAGGTGGGTCCCTTCCTCTACATCTTCCCTTTCCAAACCCATCCCCTAAATTTCTCTTGGCCTCTCCCTaattctcccccatcccccagcaTTCTTCCCGCTGTACCAGCTCTGCTTTCATAGGCTGCTTGAGACATCTCATACTTCTCCACCTGGGATAGATCCTCATATTCACCCAGTCGGGCCCCACTCCGGTCAATGACCTGTGGGGAGAGAGTGCCTGAGCCGGGgggcctcccccttcccccagacCCCTACTGTGAGGGCAGCTTCAAACAAACAAAGGAGTTGTGAGCATGGCAACACATCAAGGGATGGAATCCAGGGAGGCATTCAGGCCAAAAATGGGAATGGGGTCAGCAAGGGCAGGCAGAAACAGAAAATGGTTGTTGCTGGAAGTCTTGAGAAGTTCGTGAGGAAGTCTGTGGACACAGAGGCAGAAGATGGGCTTCAAGGCCCAGGCCTATCCCTAACCACCATCAGATTCAGGGCAAGGCACATCCCTCCTCCATTTCCATACAAAAACTGTCTGGGCTGAAAGGTCCTTTCCAGCACAATCACCCCCAGGATCTTCTGGAGAGAGACCTGGAGAAGCATGCAAGAGCTACCAAAGAGGCTAAGGATGTCAGAGACTAATATGGCAATGGGCCCAGGGACTGTAAAGATGGACAGGGTGAGGGTGAGGGAATGGTTCTCACGTGGATCCTGCAGCCATCCTCCACCGGGTAGGAACCCAACAGAGCATCATCCTGGTCAAGTTTCATGCAGAAGTGGTCATCGGCACTGTAGAGCTCCAGGTCCATGCAGGAGGCTGGGCTTCCCACAACCAGCTCCAGCTTACACTAGGAGACAGGATGTATGATGAATCATGGCATGTCAGAGCTAGGAATGACCTTAGAAGGATCTGACTCAACATTGCAatgaacaaatgaagaaattaagacctgAATGATTAAGAGAGTTACCCCAAAGTCCAACTGGTCAATGAATGAGGCAGTAAGACTGCTTCTTCTGACTGTGCCCAGAATGTTTACATGAAAGAAACCAGGGGAAGGCATATCTTGTGTACTTGTGGTGGGGTTGGGGCATGGAAGAACTCGGGTACTTTCCCAAGTCTGCTCTTCAGGAATCAGCCCTCTCCCCGCACCAG
This region includes:
- the TBCB gene encoding tubulin-folding cofactor B, whose product is MDLAGLSAPTVTVFISSSLNSFRSEKRYNRGLTLAEFKCKLELVVGSPASCMDLELYSADDHFCMKLDQDDALLGSYPVEDGCRIHVIDRSGARLGEYEDLSQVEKYEMSQAAYESRADSVRSFLKRSKMGKFNEEEQKRREAEAAQRLAEEEAQAQAITVGSRCQVQAAGQPTKRGTVMYVGLTDFKPGYWVGIRYDEPLGKHDGSVNGKRYFECQDKYGAFVRPHTVTVGDFPEEDYGLDDDEM